From Camelus dromedarius isolate mCamDro1 chromosome X, mCamDro1.pat, whole genome shotgun sequence, one genomic window encodes:
- the PLAC1 gene encoding placenta-specific protein 1, whose translation MKVFELIRGLVTLTFVFSACSGQNPMTVLCSIDWFMVTVHPFLLNNDVYVHFHELHLGLGCPPNHVQPHAYQFTYRVTECGIRAKAVSQDMVLYSTDLHYASKGTSSKYVIPVSCTAPQRSPWLTVPCAMKGTGGEETTTQNGETCYEVFTLSQSNQRHSCNCPPRVFSEEGRTQAPRRRAEAHEGHSVQFLSFANTSETWSRRTNDPIHSM comes from the coding sequence ATGAAGGTTTTCGAGCTGATAAGAGGACTGGTCACCCTCACCTTTGTGTTTTCGGCCTGTTCCGGACAAAATCCAATGACTGTACTGTGCTCTATAGACTGGTTCATGGTCACTGTCCACCCCTTTCTGTTGAACAACGACGTGTATGTACACTTTCATGAGTTGCACTTGGGCCTAGGTTGCCCTCCCAACCATGTTCAGCCACACGCCTACCAGTTCACCTACCGCGTGACCGAATGTGGCATCAGGGCCAAGGCTGTCTCTCAGGACATGGTTCTCTACAGCACCGATTTGCACTATGCTTCAAAGGGTACCTCATCTAAGTATGTGATCCCAGTGTCGTGCACAGCCCCCCAGCGTTCCCCGTGGCTCACTGTGCCCTGCGCCATGAAAGGCACCGGTGGGGAAGAGACCACCACCCAGAATGGTGAGACATGCTATGAGGTGTTCACCTTGTCCCAGTCTAACCAGAGGCACAGCTGCAATTGCCCACCTCGTGTCTTCAGTGAAGAGGGGCGTACCCAGGCCCCACGTCGCCGAGCAGAGGCTCACGAGGGCCATTCTGTGCAGTTTTTGTCCTTTGCCAATACTTCTGAGACTTGGTCTCGTCGCACAAATGATCCGATTCATTCCATGTGA